A stretch of the Lactuca sativa cultivar Salinas chromosome 9, Lsat_Salinas_v11, whole genome shotgun sequence genome encodes the following:
- the LOC111918049 gene encoding uncharacterized protein LOC111918049, producing MPVAKLLGTSSADAMKAEEGSDSLDTFIKQAVGKEPSFSFSRTGDSPVQWIQLLHALDQQDLPGWPLLAPMKIQMQKCEKCAREFCSPVNYRRHIRVHRRSLKFHKESQKYRDLLGAFWDKLSFDEAKEIMSFKDVNLEEVPGSSIIRNIIANLRKPIFLSLPQIYVKAGSMLVDIIQGRPSTSRLPVSSQELFSILNDASETTFLSAGTAESLQKFVFDGEAGKIGLEIKNLIAATSFLFEQKLVKAWLADKDAEALRCQKLLVEEEEAAQRRQAEILERKKQRKLRQKEQRAKDQSNEVKPDLFETTTPSTETSSSPTCAEVDSFSPDDDDDDDDVIVQFSNNVEEEEEEEEDLNVVDPTEHQKVHGNDLHQMVARWQVPKSQKGGRNGFYGSKREQTHNKHREQRANVVNTSKIWTKKPKPENGGVEVVKSRVQNDATSQSQSQSQSNCSQLMIGSISVTVRSPGQGQENGNTEVKKNNVQAGRERSTVKIWRPRHESRGVSGDSKVKGENGQSQTPPTCQSNDDSDGGNEPEAKLFSLDAAKAFLAQRWKEAISGEHSKLILSLSSSREEPPGENSESSSNNNMNNNNTSINNTNNVKVKVKGKFVMKGEKGGGGVKTKYIPKQKGGVN from the exons ATGCCAGTTGCAAAACTTTTGGGCACCAGTTCTGCAGATGCAATGAAAGCAGAGGAAGGAAGCGATTCATTGGATACCTTCATCAAACAAGCAGTTGGAAAAGAACCTTCATTTTCATTTTCAAGAACTGGGGATAGCCCTGTGCAGTGGATACAGTTACTTCATGCTTTGGATCAACAAG ATCTCCCTGGTTGGCCCTTGTTGGCTCCTATGAAGATTCAGATGCAGAAATGTGAGAAATGTGCCCGTGAATTCTGTTCACCTGTCAATTATCGAAGACATATACGAGTTCATCGTCGCTCTTTAAAGTTCCATAAG GAGTCCCAGAAGTATAGGGATTTATTGGGGGCATTTTGGGACAAG CTCTCATTCGATGAAGCTAAGGAAATCATGTCTTTCAAGGATGTTAACCTGGAG GAAGTTCCAGGGTCTTCAATAATAAGAAACATTATAGCAAATCTCCGCAAGCCAATCTTTCTATCTCTCCCACAAATTTATGTCAAAGCTGGCTCTATGCTTGTG GACATAATCCAAGGTAGACCTTCTACTTCTAGACTTCCAGTTTCCTCCCAAGAATTATTCAGCATCCTAAATGATGCCAGTGAGACAACATTTCTAAGTGCTGGAACAGCTGAATCATTACAAAAATTCGTCTTTGATGGAGAAGCTGGTAAAATTGGGCTTGAAATCAAAAACCTAATTGCTGCCACCAGCTTTCTTTTCGAACAAaaattg GTCAAAGCATGGCTTGCAGACAAGGATGCTGAAGCATTAAGATGCCAAAAGTTActtgttgaggaagaagaagcTGCTCAAAGGAG GCAAGCGGAGATTTTGGAAAGGAAAAAACAAAGAAAGCTAAGACAAAAGGAACAAAGAGCGAAAGATCAGTCAAACGAAGTCAAACCGGATTTATTTGAAACAACAACTCCATCCACAGAAACATCCAGCTCTCCAACTTGCGCGGAAGTTGATTCATTTTCtccagatgatgatgatgatgatgatgatgtcatTGTTCAGTTTTCAAAcaatgtagaagaagaagaagaagaagaagaagatctgaATGTAGTGGACCCCACGGAGCACCAAAAGGTGCACGGGAACGATTTGCATCAGATGGTGGCTCGATGGCAGGTCCCGAAATCACAAAAAGGCGGTCGAAACGGGTTTTACGGATCCAAAAGGGAACAGACACATAATAAGCATAGAGAACAAAGGGCTAATGTTGTCAATACTAgtaaaatatggacgaaaaagcCAAAACCAGAAAATGGAGGGGTGGAAGTTGTGAAGTCTAGAGTACAAAACGACGCAACCAGTCAGAGCCAGAGCCAGAGCCAGAGCAACTGTAGTCAGCTTATGATTGGTTCCATATCTGTGACAGTTAGAAGTCCAGGTCAAGGTCAAGAAAATGGAAATACAGAAGTCAAAAAGAACAACGTCCAGGCTGGCAGGGAACGTTCCACTGTCAAAATTTGGAGGCCACGTCATGAGTCAAGAGGTGTATCCGGAGATAGTAAAGTAAAAGGTGagaatggtcaaagtcaaactccGCCTACGTGTCAGTCAAACGATGACAGTGACGGTGGAAATGAGCCCGAAGCAAAGCTCTTCTCTCTTGATGCTGCAAAAGCTTTTCTTGCGCAAA GATGGAAGGAGGCGATATCAGGGGAGCATTCGAAGTTGATTTTATCTTTATCATCATCAAGAGAGGAGCCACCTGGCGAGAATAGTGAGAGTTCAAGCAATAATaatatgaataataataatacaagtattaataatACGAATAATGTGAAAGTGAAAGTGAAAGGAAAGTTTGTAATGAAGGGTGAGAAAGGAGGAGGAGGGGTGAAGACAAAGTATATTCCAAAACAGAAAGGTGGTGTTAATTAG